A stretch of DNA from Virgibacillus proomii:
ATAGAACAATCGTGTAAAAGGTATCTCATAACCAATTTTATCTCTCTTTCTATCCATCCATGCATCTGGGTTAAATGGTAATACTTCCCGTTCAAAATAGGCATCAATGTCTTCTTTTAATGGAATATCTTCTGTATCACGTAATTTCGTATCTGCTACAGGTTTATTTTTCTTCAAGATGACATTTCCATCTTCATCACGTTGCGGACTTTCTACCGTTACACGTGTATAGCCGAAATCCTCATTATCAAGAATCTTTGACTCTACTATTTTTTCACCTAATCTATATTCTTTATTATCAAATTCACCATATGCTTGCACAATCATATGTCTACATTCTTCAGAAATATCTACACGCTTTTCCCCAATATTCTTCCTTCGTTTTTCAAACGTTTTTGAAGCGTCTATTAGTTGTACTTTTCCTTCACGTTCGGGGGATTTGTTTTTTGTAATTACCCAAATATATGTTGATATCCCTGTGTTATAAAATAAGTCATTCGGTAATTGGACAATTGTTTCCAACCAATCATTTTCAATGACATATTGCCGAATACTGCTCTCTCCCCCACCTGGATTGCCTGAAAATAGCGCCGAACCATTATGAATAATCGCCATTCTTCCTGCCTCTTTTAGCTTTGAGATCCCATTTAATTGAAAGAGTAATTGGCCATCACTTATTTTCGGCAGTCCGACACCAAAACGTCCGTTTTCTCCTAATGCATGTTCAGCCTTTACAGCCTTTTGATCCCTTTTCCAATCGCTGCCAAAAGGTGGATTGGAAATACAGTAATCAAATTCATATCCATCAAATTGATCATTTGATAAAGTACTTCCTATTGCCATATTGTCTGGATTCCCGCCACGAATCATCGTATCTGCTTTAGCAATTGCATATGTTTCTGGATTTAATTCTTGTCCATATGTTCTTACTTCTGCATTTTCGTTAAAATCCCGGATGCGTTCTTGCATTGCTGATAACATTTGTGACGTTCCCATCGTTTGATCGTACACCGTTTTTACAACATCTTCTCCTGTTAGCGTATCTCTATCTTCAATTAAAAGTAAATCTGTCATTAAATAAATAATATCTCGACTTGTGAAATGTTCCCCTGCTTCTTCGTTATAACTCTCTGAAAATTTACGAACTAATTCCTCGAAAATATATCCCATATCTGTACTAGTTACTTTATCTGGACCAAGATATGATTCTTTTTTATTAAATTCTTGAATGACATGAAATAGCGCATCATTATCAGCTAATGTAGAAATTTCAACATCGAATTTAAAGTTTGCTAAAATATCTAGCATATTATCTGAAAAACTATTTAAATAAGCTCGGAAGTTTGTCTCGATATTTGCTGGATCTGCTAATAATGTATCAAATGTATATACGCTAGTATTGTAGAAGGAATAACCCGATGCTTGTGTTAAAAAACGATGTCGAAAAACTTCATTCAAATCTTTACATTGCTCTGACGCTTTAAGCACTTTATCACGTGTTGGTAATAACGTATCGTGCAATCGCTTAATTACGGTCATGGGTAAAATCACTTTTCCATATTCGTGTGGTTTGTATAACCCTCTTAATATATCAGCAACGTTCCAAATTAAATTGGCCTGTTTTTGTACATTTATCGTCGTTTGTGCATTACGTTGTTTTTCTGTCATGATGTAACTTCCTTTCTCCGTCCTGTAACTAATTATCTACATATATATTACCATATTTCATTTAAAGTCATGATAATGGAATAGAACACCTATAACGAGAATAAAACCAATAGTAATTAAGTATAAATAAATTCTATATCAAACATTAAAAGAAATGTTTCTATTTATGATTGAAAGATTGAATCTAGAATAGTAGATCAATTATAAGAATATGCTTATAATTTGTCGAACCAATCTTTCTCCCCATTTGGTTTGATGCACCTAAAATCTCTATCTGAAATTTGAAGGTGAATTAGTGCACTGTCAAATTGACGGGAGAGAAAACGAAGAAAAGGCACAAATCCAAACTACATAGTAGTCAAAGGAATACACGAGCCAATTATTGCTGAAGATACTTCGGATAAGGCAAACACATTAATGAAGCAACGTCAACAGGAGCGCCACGACAATATACTGAGAACATCCCATTAACATCAATTGCAAAATGTCCAGAATGTGGATCATATATGGCAAGCGCTTCGGTTCCAGGCATAAAGATGGCACTAAATTACGTTATTATGTTTGCGGTCGCTATCATAACGGTGGAAAAGCAGTATGCAATCCTAACACTGTTAACGCTAGTGTTAGAACAATCAGTATATGATAGGCTTGCTAAAACTTTACAATCCGATTCCGTCATTGATGCAATCACAGATTCAATAAATAAGCAAATTGCTAAACAATATACTAAAAATGTTACTAGTGTTGAAGCTAGTATGATAAAAACGTATAGCTGAATTAGAGTCTCAAAAGAAAAGGATTCAGGATAGTGTAATGACTGGATCAGGATTTTACACATCTGAAGAAGCTAAAGAAAGATTTGCTGAACTCCGTATGGAAAAAACTGATTTAAAGGATTCATTAGCAAAGCTACTAAGTGAGCAAAAAGTGAATGATATTCTGGTAAAAGAGGTCAGTACAGATTTTATACGCGAGCAACTTAAAGAATTCCTAGAACTCAAAGATCGATTAAATGTAATAAAGTTCAGACAACTTCTTGCAGCATCTATCAAAAGAATTGATATTAGCAATAAAAAGCTAAAAGATATTCAATTTTATTTTATTGCACATATCCCAGAAAGTAGGAGTCCTAGCGACTCCTACTTTCTGGGATATGGTTACAAACAACTCCCATCTTACTTCGGGGATTATATTTTAAAGAAAACCACTACCTATTTGTGGTACGGTTCTCCCCGATTAATCCGAAATGCTCTATACACCTGCTCCAACAGAATGAACCGCATCACCTGATGCGGAAAGGTCATTTTTGAAAAAGATAGAGCTAAATCACTACGTTTTTGTACCTCTGCACTGATTCCAAGCGACCCGCCAATGACAAAGGCTATTTTGCTTTTCCCATAGGTGGCGAGCTCATCCAATTTGCTGGCAAATTGTTCTGAAGTGAGCATTTTGCCGTTAATTTCTAACGTAATGACATATGTATCTGGTTGAATATGACTTAAAATGCGTTCGCCTTCTTTTTGCTTAACATCTAACATTTGCGCTTCACTTAGGTTTTCTGGTGCTTTTTCATCCGCCACTTCAATGATCTTTACTTTTGCGTATGTGCTTAAGCGTTTTAAATATTCTTGTATGCCTTGCTTCAAGTACTTCTCTTTTAATTTTCCTACTGATACAATCGTGATTTTCATTATGTATGACGTCCTTCACAGATCTCGTTTTTCCTTAGTTTACCACAATGCAATTGTATCTTTAATCCAATCTAATAAATTTAAGCCCTGTATAAAATGATTCTTTCTGCTAAAGAAGAGAGAATACTTTGCCTCGAATCAAGCTAAGTACAGCCCAAAGGCCCCTATCACATCATTCATTAAGTATTAGCTTTACAAAGACAATCCCACCACGATATACATAGCAAAGATAAAGACTACGCTACTTGTCACAAGAATTCCAGTTGCCGTTTTTGAAAGCCTCTTTACCTGTTTCCCTTTATACCAACCGGAGAATTGAAACTTGTTTCGATAAAGACTTGGCGATAAGCCAAGTTTTTCTAAACATAAACAAACCGAACAATTATAGAATAATTGTTCGGTTTTTGCTATTTCGTATTTGCTTATGTCCCTGCCCCTTTTTCGTTACTCGATTTTTTAAATTCCCTATTGAAGATCTCTCCCCACAATTTCACCATCTAAAATCTCAACTATTCTCATTTCCTTATCGTTTTTAAACCCTTCGAAATAAAACTTTGACTTCTTGTGCAAAATCGTGTACATTACTAATGTACGAACGTTAAATAAAAATATTTTATTATTATTCGGATTTAGAGGTGTAAAGCATGGAAAATGTATTTGATTACGAAGATATTCAATTAATTCCTGCAAAATGTATTGTTAGCAGTCGTTCAGAATGTGATACAAGTGTCACCTTAGGAGGGAATACGTTTAAATTACCTGTCGTTCCTGCAAATATGCAAACAATCATTGATGAAAAAATTGCGATCATGTTAGCTGAAAATGGCTATTTTTATATTATGCATCGTTTTAAACCAGAAAAGCGTATCGACTTCATAAAAGATATGCGAAGTCGTGGACTCATTGCATCCATTAGTGTTGGTGTCAAGGAAGAAGAATATGCGTTTGTTGAAAAGCTGGCAGAAGAAAAGCTGGTACCAGAATATATTACGATCGATGTTGCCCATGGGCATTCGGATTTGGTTATTAATATGATTAAGCATATTAAAAAATATTTACCAAACAGTTTTCTTATTGCTGGAAACGTAGGAACGCCGGAAGCTGTGAGAGAACTGGAAAATGCCGGTGCTGACGCAACCAAGGTCGGTATTGGACCAGGAAAGGTATGTATTACGAAAATTAAAACTGGCTTTGGTACAGGGGGCTGGCAATTGGCAGCTCTCCGCTGGTGTGCAAAGGCAGCAAGTAAGCCAATTATTGCTGATGGTGGAATTCGTACACATGGCGATATTGCCAAATCGATCCGTTTTGGAGCGTCCATGGTAATGATTGGTTCTCTTTTTGCCGGACACGAAGAATCACCAGGTGAAACGATTGAAAGAGATGGAAAAATTTTGAAAGAATATTTTGGATCTGCTTCCGAATTTCAAAAAGGTGAAAGAAAAAATGTCGAAGGTAAAAAAATGCTTGTAGAACATAAAGGTTCTTTAAAAGACACATTAAGGGAAATGGAACAGGATTTACAATCATCTATTTCCTACGCTGGCGGAAAAAAACTGGAAGCGATTCGCAATGTGGATTACGTCGTGGTAAAAAATTCTATCTTTAACGGCGATAAAATTATTTATTAAATACGTGTTCAAAAAAAGGATTGAAGGTCGGTTATGACCCAACGTCAGAACAAAAGCTAGCAGTGATTAGTAACGTACAAACGGCGGATCTTCTGACGGGATAAAGTGAAACTTCATTCCATGGTACGCCTTTCACGGAATGTTTAGAACCTTAATGGTATGATCTAAAGACCCTTGAACGAATCGGGCATTTAGGTGTCGTTTTTCCAATTTAGACTTCATCGCATTTTCTAAAATCTTGAAGTTTGTAGTCTTGCAGCACCTTACATCGAGTAATGCTTCATTCAAGGGGAGTGCTTTTCTCCTTGAAAAACCGCGGTGTATTGCTGGCGGAGCTTCTCTGTCCTTGAGAAACCGGAATGTATTGCTGTCGTAGCCTTCCACGTCCTTGAACAGTAGATCAAAGATGCTTTCTATACAAATTTTATAAATTCCTAAACAATAAGAAGCCTTAGCACAAAAAGTTGTGTCTGAGGCTTTTTTATGAGCATTGATTTACTATCGCTACATGATATGTTTTACCAAAACTTCGATCGCCAATTATATGGAATTTATTTCAAAGCTAAATACCAGTTACAGTCTATTTATTTGCCCTTTGTGCTAATTAAATTTCCTTTTGTCGCAATTCGTTCTTTTCCATCAATTGTACAAGTAATTAATGTTATTTCCGCTTGTCCTTTTTTATCTTCTAAAACCTGTACTTCTGTTGGTTCGATTACCTCGGATGAATTTACCTGGTATACAAAAGTCTGCTCTTTTGTATGTAATAACACTTCATCACCTTTAACAACCTCTGGCAGATTTCGAAAATGGCGATCTCCGCGATACCCGCGATGTCCAGCAATCGTAAAATTATTTTTACCTGGTGTTTGATTCGGCTTCATTTGCGTTAATGCAACACTTAAATTTTCATTCGTAGTCTCTGTTAACACTTTTTGTTTTAAATGGATGGATGGTATTTCAAGTTCTACTACCCCGTCTAATTCTTCCTTAGAAAATGGTAAATTATCAATAGATGATAAATCTACATCTTCTCCATCAGCGTTGGCAATCATAGCAAGCGCTTCTTCCAAAGCGGTTACTTCCTTTTGCTGTTTCCATTCATAATAAAATGGAATGGAAATTAGAACAAGCCCGATAAGTATAAATAAAATCCCTACCTTTATTTTTGTGTTTTTCACATCGACTCCCCCTTACAGCTACTTTCCAATCTCTGTTAATTCCTTTTCACTATTTACAAGATTTTTAATTCCTACATATCTGTTTACCCTATATCTAAGATGTGGTTAATAGAACAGAAGCATTGACAGCGGCACATCGCAAGAATAAAAAGCATTGTCTTTTTCAATAACAGAGAAGGTATGCAAGCGATACATCGTGGTTTTCGAGGATAAAGGTAAAGCTCTATTGCATGAGGATGTTTTGCTTAATCCGAGTTACTGAAAACATAATTTCCGTTGTTTGATTAACAATATTTTTATTAATTTCGATTTCTCTACGATTCATTTTTAAGAAGTTTTCTAGATGCTTATTTTAAAGGATAGAGCTATACAAATTCTTTACAAAAATGGACGATGGTATTGCCTTCATACAAGTTAAAATCGTATTCCGCTACAATTTCCCAAATATTACAAAAACCATAGTCGACCATACTTTACGTTTCATTACCGATTTCTTTTTTCAAGCACGGTATAGATCTTCTTCATAACTTGCTATATAATAGTAAAAATACGTAAATAAGGAGGGTTCCTAGTGCCAATTACAATTCCAAAGCAGTTGCCAGCACATGACATATTGGAAAAAGAAAATATTTTTATTATGGATACGGTTCGTGCTACAACAAAAGATATTCGTCCATTAAATATCGTGATTGTTAATTTAATGCCGGAAAAAGAACGTACGGAAACTCAATTGTTGCGGCTATTGGGGAATTCTCCCTTACAGGTTCTCGTGACATTTTTGCATACCGCAACACATGATTCAAAAACGGTTAGCAAGTCGCATTTGAAACAGTTTTATCATACGTTTGATGCTATTAAAGATAAACGGTATGACGGCATGATTATAACCGGTGCACCTGTGGAGTTGTTATCCTTTGAAGAAGTAAATTATTGGGAAGAGCTTCAAAAGATTATGGAATGGTCTAAAACGCATGTCAGCTCAAGCTTGCATATTTGCTGGGCTGCTCAAGCAGCGCTTTATTATCACTATGGAGTTGGGAAACATGAGCTTTCTGGCAAATGCTCAGGCGTATTCGCCCATCAGGTTTTTCATCCAACAGTAGAGCTGATTCGGGGCTTTGATGATGAGTTTTTAGCACCACATTCTCGTTATACTGGAACACCAATGAAAGCGATTCAGAATGATAATCGGTTAACATTGCTGGCTGCTACGAAAGAAAATGATCCGTTCATTATTATTTCAAATGATAAAAAGCATATTATGATAACTGGTCATTTAGAGTATGACAATGATACACTTGCTGAGGAATACCATCGTGATCGGAAAAAAGGATTGAACCCAGCCATTCCTAAAAACTATTTCCCAAATAACAATTTAGAAGAAGTACCATTAAATCGCTGGCGCTCGCATGCACATCTATTATTCTCTAACTGGCTGAACTACTATGTATATCAAGAAACACCTTATGTATGGGAATTGAGCTAGGGAATGACTTCAAGCTACTCGTTTTGCGACTATTATTCTCATGAATACGGAGAGCCGGTGTTGACTGATCGTAGAAAAGAAATCGAAATTTGCTTATACGCTCCAGTAATTAAGCTAGACGATGCTACTTTCAAAAAAGATATCCACCATGCAGAAACAGCTATGATTTCTTATATCAGAACAAAGGCTAAAATCGCAATGTTCTTGAAACATCGCGAAGTGTCTGTCGAAGTTTTCTCCTGTCCTTGAAAAAGAAGAACGCTTTTCTTATGCGATATATTGCTGACGAAGCATACTCTATCCTTGAAAAAGAATAACACTCTTTCTGCATGCGATGTGATGTGCTTAGTCAGGATGTATATCTATCTTGTTGACCAAAGAATCAGGCATTTAGGTGCCGTTATCCCCCTTCAACTTCTTCGTAATTTCTATAACTCTTGAAGTGGGAATCTTACGGCACCTTGCATGCAGGACAAATTTTTTAAAAGATTAGCTCCTACTTCATCTTACTTTAACTTTCCCTGCTAGCAGGGAAATTACTGCAGACAATGAAATTCAATGCGCTATTTTTATACGTCTTTTGAACATTCTCCTAAAAAAATTATTACCAGTAGTATGGTGGATAATAATATGGAGCTCCTAGTCCGCCTACTAATGATCCGGCTAACAGTCCGCCGGCT
This window harbors:
- the rlmH gene encoding 23S rRNA (pseudouridine(1915)-N(3))-methyltransferase RlmH; translation: MKITIVSVGKLKEKYLKQGIQEYLKRLSTYAKVKIIEVADEKAPENLSEAQMLDVKQKEGERILSHIQPDTYVITLEINGKMLTSEQFASKLDELATYGKSKIAFVIGGSLGISAEVQKRSDLALSFSKMTFPHQVMRFILLEQVYRAFRINRGEPYHK
- a CDS encoding class D sortase: MKNTKIKVGILFILIGLVLISIPFYYEWKQQKEVTALEEALAMIANADGEDVDLSSIDNLPFSKEELDGVVELEIPSIHLKQKVLTETTNENLSVALTQMKPNQTPGKNNFTIAGHRGYRGDRHFRNLPEVVKGDEVLLHTKEQTFVYQVNSSEVIEPTEVQVLEDKKGQAEITLITCTIDGKERIATKGNLISTKGK
- a CDS encoding type I restriction-modification system subunit M is translated as MTEKQRNAQTTINVQKQANLIWNVADILRGLYKPHEYGKVILPMTVIKRLHDTLLPTRDKVLKASEQCKDLNEVFRHRFLTQASGYSFYNTSVYTFDTLLADPANIETNFRAYLNSFSDNMLDILANFKFDVEISTLADNDALFHVIQEFNKKESYLGPDKVTSTDMGYIFEELVRKFSESYNEEAGEHFTSRDIIYLMTDLLLIEDRDTLTGEDVVKTVYDQTMGTSQMLSAMQERIRDFNENAEVRTYGQELNPETYAIAKADTMIRGGNPDNMAIGSTLSNDQFDGYEFDYCISNPPFGSDWKRDQKAVKAEHALGENGRFGVGLPKISDGQLLFQLNGISKLKEAGRMAIIHNGSALFSGNPGGGESSIRQYVIENDWLETIVQLPNDLFYNTGISTYIWVITKNKSPEREGKVQLIDASKTFEKRRKNIGEKRVDISEECRHMIVQAYGEFDNKEYRLGEKIVESKILDNEDFGYTRVTVESPQRDEDGNVILKKNKPVADTKLRDTEDIPLKEDIDAYFEREVLPFNPDAWMDRKRDKIGYEIPFTRLFYEFTPPEPSEVIAERIKKLEESIVANFQALSSKDVSNVD
- the guaC gene encoding GMP reductase, giving the protein MENVFDYEDIQLIPAKCIVSSRSECDTSVTLGGNTFKLPVVPANMQTIIDEKIAIMLAENGYFYIMHRFKPEKRIDFIKDMRSRGLIASISVGVKEEEYAFVEKLAEEKLVPEYITIDVAHGHSDLVINMIKHIKKYLPNSFLIAGNVGTPEAVRELENAGADATKVGIGPGKVCITKIKTGFGTGGWQLAALRWCAKAASKPIIADGGIRTHGDIAKSIRFGASMVMIGSLFAGHEESPGETIERDGKILKEYFGSASEFQKGERKNVEGKKMLVEHKGSLKDTLREMEQDLQSSISYAGGKKLEAIRNVDYVVVKNSIFNGDKIIY
- the metA gene encoding homoserine O-acetyltransferase MetA, giving the protein MPITIPKQLPAHDILEKENIFIMDTVRATTKDIRPLNIVIVNLMPEKERTETQLLRLLGNSPLQVLVTFLHTATHDSKTVSKSHLKQFYHTFDAIKDKRYDGMIITGAPVELLSFEEVNYWEELQKIMEWSKTHVSSSLHICWAAQAALYYHYGVGKHELSGKCSGVFAHQVFHPTVELIRGFDDEFLAPHSRYTGTPMKAIQNDNRLTLLAATKENDPFIIISNDKKHIMITGHLEYDNDTLAEEYHRDRKKGLNPAIPKNYFPNNNLEEVPLNRWRSHAHLLFSNWLNYYVYQETPYVWELS